One window of Equus asinus isolate D_3611 breed Donkey chromosome 7, EquAss-T2T_v2, whole genome shotgun sequence genomic DNA carries:
- the MLH3 gene encoding DNA mismatch repair protein Mlh3 isoform X7, whose product MLVGARVHEPREPTCARPASKAVGGRGVGEGRFEAIISSQRRKPVPGTLTSFPPAMIKRLSVEVQAKLRSGLAICSLGQCVEELALNSIDAEAKCVAVRVNMETFQVQVIDNGFGMGSDDVDKVGNRYFTSKCSSLQDLENLRFYGFRGEALASIADMASAVEISSKKNKTMKTFVKLFQNGKALKACEAELSRPSAGTTVTVYNLFYQLPVRRKCMDPRLEFEKVRQRVEALSLMHPSISFSLRNDVSGSMVLQLPKTKDVCSRFCQIYGLGKSQKLREINFKYKEFELSGYISSEAHYNKNMQFLFVNRRLILRTKLHKLIDFLLRKESIICKPKNGSASRQMTSNPRYRSNPELHGIYVINMQCQFCEYDVCMEPAKTLIEFQNWDTPLVCVQEGVKMFLKKEKLFVELSGEDIKEFSEDNDFSFFNATLQKHVSSDEKGDQVSFQEACNTILDSYEMFNMQSKAVKRKATIENIQNSKDSEAIGKKASDSFLYTYNSDDPGCSKMTESSLQNKDSCHSESEILERETAKASESGENEKHKKSCLELNSSRDPCGTSSEMFASPFQTSYHLEESGEDPEMQKVSTTVNDMTASILKKNRIQNQLERSKDATEMGCQPLPFETTTLRVHDAQREDEKREEEPSNCGRINIFSYGQIKLCSTGFITHVVQREQTKSTETEHLFKNCVRPGPASAKETFGNRTCHSTETPNIKDLTSTLSTEFAQLPNKKVCRTNISYGLENKPVGYKNFAVFQEGSKKSHTGCLLPDTSSSFPWCRHVSNGNEETDKLIGSSKPIAHKKLSLSSQLGSLEKFKRQYGKVKNPLNTEMEENNNFEITTNLSPQVEPDIPQKGKNHLDNSDICKITTVRHNDSNNSCQPVRHILYSEKFPFSKEEDCLEQQMPCLRESPVTLKELSHFSRKTLDVEKSPESLASKLSRMKGSERETQTMEVVSHFNEQLQSDSSRKDSDLGTGLALDSCKLFKNEHKKTESGIVPTSDSVTQDNTFNKDSETYSNNNTTESSVIPETPLVLPCSNSKAGSKDSDVLIASEQQRGSLESPSSMLMSHMEDSTAGQNGTCFQSEDSIARTCSENEESNTRSLDWQQHFDVALGRMVYINKTTGLSTFTAPTEDVQAACTKDLTTVAVDVMLKNDTVSDAVGSESLQSLFSEWDNPVFARYPEVALDVSSGQAESLAVKIHNILYPYRFTKEMIHSMQVLQQVDNKFIACLMSTKTEENGEAGGNLLVLVDQHAAHERVRLEQLIIDSYEKQQPQGSGRKKLLSSTISPPLEISVTEEQRRLLRNLFANKWSYSRLQEASKGLCH is encoded by the exons ATGCTCGTGGGCGCGCGCGTGCATGAGCCGCGCGAGCCAACGTGCGCGCGTCCGGCGTCCAAGGCGGTTGGTGGTAGGGGAGTTGGTGAAGGGCGATTCGAG GCAATTATTTCCAGTCAGAGAAGGaaaccagtgcctggcactctcACCAGCTTTCCTCCTGCCATGATCAAGCGCTTGTCAGTCGAAGTACAAGCCAAATTGCGTTCTGGTTTGGCTATCTGCTCCTTAGGCCAGTGTGTTGAGGAGCTTGCCCTGAACAGTATTGATGCTGAAGCAAAATGTGTGGCTGTCAGGGTGAATATGGAAACCTTCCAAGTTCAAGTGATAGACAATGGATTTGGGATGGGGAGTGATGATGTAGACAAGGTGGGAAATCGTTATTTCACTAGTAAATGCAGCTCTCTGCAGGACTTGGAGAACCTAAGGTTTTATGGTTTCCGAGGGGAGGCCTTGGCAAGTATAGCTGACATGGCCAGTGCTGTGGAAATTTcatccaagaaaaacaaaacaatgaaaacttTTGTGAAACTGTTTCAGAATGGAAAAGCCCTGAAAGCTTGTGAAGCTGAGTTGAGTAGACCAAGCGCTGGGACAACAGTAACAGTCTATAACCTATTTTATCAGTTACCTGTACGAAGGAAATGCATGGATCCCAGACTGGAGTTTGAGAAAGTTAGGCAGAGGGTAGAGGCACTCTCACTCATGcacccttccatttctttctctctgaggaATGATGTTTCTGGTTCCATGGTTCTTCAGCTCCCTAAAACCAAAGACGTATGTTCCCgattttgtcaaatttatggGCTGGGCAAGTCCCAAAAGTTaagggaaataaattttaaatataaagagttTGAGCTCAGTGGCTATATCAGCTCTGAAGCACATTATAATAAGAATATGCAGTTTTTGTTTGTGAATAGAAGGCTAATTTTAAGGACAAAGTTACATAAACTCATTGACTTTTTATTAAGGAAAGAAAGTATTATATGCAAACCAAAGAATGGCTCTGCCAGTAGGCAAATGACTTCAAATCCTCGATATAGGTCCAACCCAGAACTCCATGGGATATATGTAATCAATATGCAGTGCCAATTCTGTGAGTATGATGTGTGCATGGAGCCAGCAAAAACTCTGATTGAGTTTCAGAACTGGGATACTCCTTTGGTTTGCGTTCAGGAAGgagtgaaaatgtttttaaagaaagaaaaattatttgtggaATTATCAGGTGAGGACATAAAGGAATTTAGTGAAGATaatgattttagtttttttaacGCTACTCTTCAGAAGCATGTGTCCTCTGATGAGAAGGGTGACCAGGTCAGTTTCCAAGAAGCATGTAATACTATTTTGGATTCCTATGAAATGTTTAATATGCAGTCAAAAGCTGTGAAAAGAAAAGCTACTATAGAAAACATACAGAATTCTAAGGATTCAGAAGCTATTGGAAAAAAGGCAAGTGATTCATTTTTGTACACTTACAACTCAGATGACCCGGGCTGTAGTAAAATGACGGAGTCATCTTTACAAAACAAAGATAGCTGTCACTCAGAATCAGAGATCTTAGAACGAGAGACAGCTAAAGCATCAGAATcaggagaaaatgagaaacataAAAAATCTTGCTTGGAACTTAACTCTTCAAGAGATCCATGTGGAACCAGTTCAGAAATGTTTGCAAGCCCTTTTCAGACATCGTATCACTTGGAGGAGAGTGGAGAAGATCCAGAAATGCAGAAAGTAAGTACTACTGTTAATGACATGACTGCCAGCATCCTGAAAAAGAATAGAATTCAGAATCAACTCGAGAGATCTAAAGATGCTACTGAGATGGGATGCCAACCTCTGCCTTTTGAGACAACAACATTGAGAGTACATGATGCTCAGAGAGAggatgagaaaagagaagaagaaccTAGTAATTGCGGAAGGATAAACATTTTTAGTTACGGACAAATTAAATTATGTTCCACTGGCTTTATAACTCATGTGGTACAAAGGGAGCAAACTAAATCAACTGAAACagagcatttatttaaaaattgtgttcGACCTGGTCCTGCGAGTGCCAAAGAAACATTTGGAAATAGAACATGCCATTCAACTGAGACTCCAAACATCAAAGATTTAACCAGCACTTTAAGTACAGAATTTGCTCAGCTGCCCAACAAAAAAGTGTGCAGAACAAATATAAGTTACGGGCTAGAGAACAAACCTGTAGGTTATAAAAATTTTGCTGTTTTTCAGGAAGGTAGTAAAAAGTCACATACAGGCTGCTTATTACCTGACACATCCTCCTCTTTCCCTTGGTGTAGACATGTTTCAAATGGTAATGAGGAAACAGATAAGTTGATTGGTTCCTCCAAGCCCATAGCCCATAAGAAGCTAAGCTTAAGTTCACAACTAGGATCTTTAGAGAAGTTTAAGAGGCAATATGGGAAGGTTAAAAATCCTCTGAATAcagaaatggaggaaaataataattttgaaatcacTACCAATCTCAGTCCTCAAGTTGAACCTGACATTCCACAGAAAGGTAAGAACCACTTGGACAACTCTGACATTTGTAAAATCACTACTGTGAGACATAATGATTCAAATAATAGTTGTCAACCAGTCCGTCACATTCTTTACTCAGAGAAGTTTCCATTCTCCAAGGAAGAAGATTGTTTGGAACAACAGATGCCTTGCTTAAGAGAAAGTCCTGTGACTCTAAAGGAGTTATCTCATTTTAGCAGAAAAACTTTGGATGTTGAGAAGTCACCTGAATCTCTAGCCTCTAAATTATCCAGAATGAAAGGTTCTGAGAGAGAGACTCAAACAATGGAAGTGGTGAGTCACTTTAATGAACAACTACAATCGGATTCCAGTAGGAAAGACAGTGACTTGGGCACTGGGTTAGCCCTAGATTCCtgtaagttatttaaaaatgagcataAAAAAACAGAGAGTGGCATCGTCCCAACATCGGACTCTGTCACACAGGATAATACCTTCAATAAAGATAGTGAAACATATTCTAACAACAATACAACAGAGAGCTCTGTGATACCAGAAACTCCTTTGGTATTACCCTGTAGTAATTCTAAAGCTGGCAGTAAAGATTCAGATGTTCTTATAGCTTCAGAACAACAGAGAGGAAGTCTTGAATCTCCCAGTAGCATGTTAATGAGTCACATGGAAGATTCCACAGCTGGCCAAAATGGAACTTGTTTTCAGAGTGAGGACTCTATAGCAAGAACTTGTTCTGAAAATGAAGAGTCAAACACACGTTCTTTGGATTGGCAGCAGCATTTTGATGTAGCCCTGGGAAGAATGGTTTATATCAACAAAACAACTGGACTTAGCACTTTCACTGCTCCTACTGAGGATGTTCAGGCTGCTTGTACTAAAGATCTGACAACTGTGGCTGTGGATGTCATGCTCAAGAATG ATACCGTGTCCGATGCTGTTGGTAGTGAATCGCTTCAGTCTTTGTTCTCAGAATGGGACAATCCCGTATTTGCTCGTTATCCAGAG GTTGCTCTTGATGTAAGCAGTGGCCAGGCTGAGAGCTTAGCAGTTAAAATTCACAACATCTTGTATCCTTATCGTTTCACTAAAGAAATGATTCATTCGATGCAG GTTCTCCAGCAAGTGGATAACAAGTTTATTGCCTGTTTAATGAGCACTAAGACTGAAGAGAATGGTGAGGCAG
- the MLH3 gene encoding DNA mismatch repair protein Mlh3 isoform X6 codes for MLVGARVHEPREPTCARPASKAVGGRGVGEGRFEAIISSQRRKPVPGTLTSFPPAMIKRLSVEVQAKLRSGLAICSLGQCVEELALNSIDAEAKCVAVRVNMETFQVQVIDNGFGMGSDDVDKVGNRYFTSKCSSLQDLENLRFYGFRGEALASIADMASAVEISSKKNKTMKTFVKLFQNGKALKACEAELSRPSAGTTVTVYNLFYQLPVRRKCMDPRLEFEKVRQRVEALSLMHPSISFSLRNDVSGSMVLQLPKTKDVCSRFCQIYGLGKSQKLREINFKYKEFELSGYISSEAHYNKNMQFLFVNRRLILRTKLHKLIDFLLRKESIICKPKNGSASRQMTSNPRYRSNPELHGIYVINMQCQFCEYDVCMEPAKTLIEFQNWDTPLVCVQEGVKMFLKKEKLFVELSGEDIKEFSEDNDFSFFNATLQKHVSSDEKGDQVSFQEACNTILDSYEMFNMQSKAVKRKATIENIQNSKDSEAIGKKASDSFLYTYNSDDPGCSKMTESSLQNKDSCHSESEILERETAKASESGENEKHKKSCLELNSSRDPCGTSSEMFASPFQTSYHLEESGEDPEMQKVSTTVNDMTASILKKNRIQNQLERSKDATEMGCQPLPFETTTLRVHDAQREDEKREEEPSNCGRINIFSYGQIKLCSTGFITHVVQREQTKSTETEHLFKNCVRPGPASAKETFGNRTCHSTETPNIKDLTSTLSTEFAQLPNKKVCRTNISYGLENKPVGYKNFAVFQEGSKKSHTGCLLPDTSSSFPWCRHVSNGNEETDKLIGSSKPIAHKKLSLSSQLGSLEKFKRQYGKVKNPLNTEMEENNNFEITTNLSPQVEPDIPQKGKNHLDNSDICKITTVRHNDSNNSCQPVRHILYSEKFPFSKEEDCLEQQMPCLRESPVTLKELSHFSRKTLDVEKSPESLASKLSRMKGSERETQTMEVVSHFNEQLQSDSSRKDSDLGTGLALDSCKLFKNEHKKTESGIVPTSDSVTQDNTFNKDSETYSNNNTTESSVIPETPLVLPCSNSKAGSKDSDVLIASEQQRGSLESPSSMLMSHMEDSTAGQNGTCFQSEDSIARTCSENEESNTRSLDWQQHFDVALGRMVYINKTTGLSTFTAPTEDVQAACTKDLTTVAVDVMLKNGFQYRCHPFRSDLVLPFLPRAREERTAMRQSNRDTVSDAVGSESLQSLFSEWDNPVFARYPEVALDVSSGQAESLAVKIHNILYPYRFTKEMIHSMQVLQQVDNKFIACLMSTKTEENGEAGGNLLVLVDQHAAHERVRLEQLIIDSYEKQQPQGSGRKKLLSSTISPPLEISVTEEQRRLLRKSAPVFCRKRS; via the exons ATGCTCGTGGGCGCGCGCGTGCATGAGCCGCGCGAGCCAACGTGCGCGCGTCCGGCGTCCAAGGCGGTTGGTGGTAGGGGAGTTGGTGAAGGGCGATTCGAG GCAATTATTTCCAGTCAGAGAAGGaaaccagtgcctggcactctcACCAGCTTTCCTCCTGCCATGATCAAGCGCTTGTCAGTCGAAGTACAAGCCAAATTGCGTTCTGGTTTGGCTATCTGCTCCTTAGGCCAGTGTGTTGAGGAGCTTGCCCTGAACAGTATTGATGCTGAAGCAAAATGTGTGGCTGTCAGGGTGAATATGGAAACCTTCCAAGTTCAAGTGATAGACAATGGATTTGGGATGGGGAGTGATGATGTAGACAAGGTGGGAAATCGTTATTTCACTAGTAAATGCAGCTCTCTGCAGGACTTGGAGAACCTAAGGTTTTATGGTTTCCGAGGGGAGGCCTTGGCAAGTATAGCTGACATGGCCAGTGCTGTGGAAATTTcatccaagaaaaacaaaacaatgaaaacttTTGTGAAACTGTTTCAGAATGGAAAAGCCCTGAAAGCTTGTGAAGCTGAGTTGAGTAGACCAAGCGCTGGGACAACAGTAACAGTCTATAACCTATTTTATCAGTTACCTGTACGAAGGAAATGCATGGATCCCAGACTGGAGTTTGAGAAAGTTAGGCAGAGGGTAGAGGCACTCTCACTCATGcacccttccatttctttctctctgaggaATGATGTTTCTGGTTCCATGGTTCTTCAGCTCCCTAAAACCAAAGACGTATGTTCCCgattttgtcaaatttatggGCTGGGCAAGTCCCAAAAGTTaagggaaataaattttaaatataaagagttTGAGCTCAGTGGCTATATCAGCTCTGAAGCACATTATAATAAGAATATGCAGTTTTTGTTTGTGAATAGAAGGCTAATTTTAAGGACAAAGTTACATAAACTCATTGACTTTTTATTAAGGAAAGAAAGTATTATATGCAAACCAAAGAATGGCTCTGCCAGTAGGCAAATGACTTCAAATCCTCGATATAGGTCCAACCCAGAACTCCATGGGATATATGTAATCAATATGCAGTGCCAATTCTGTGAGTATGATGTGTGCATGGAGCCAGCAAAAACTCTGATTGAGTTTCAGAACTGGGATACTCCTTTGGTTTGCGTTCAGGAAGgagtgaaaatgtttttaaagaaagaaaaattatttgtggaATTATCAGGTGAGGACATAAAGGAATTTAGTGAAGATaatgattttagtttttttaacGCTACTCTTCAGAAGCATGTGTCCTCTGATGAGAAGGGTGACCAGGTCAGTTTCCAAGAAGCATGTAATACTATTTTGGATTCCTATGAAATGTTTAATATGCAGTCAAAAGCTGTGAAAAGAAAAGCTACTATAGAAAACATACAGAATTCTAAGGATTCAGAAGCTATTGGAAAAAAGGCAAGTGATTCATTTTTGTACACTTACAACTCAGATGACCCGGGCTGTAGTAAAATGACGGAGTCATCTTTACAAAACAAAGATAGCTGTCACTCAGAATCAGAGATCTTAGAACGAGAGACAGCTAAAGCATCAGAATcaggagaaaatgagaaacataAAAAATCTTGCTTGGAACTTAACTCTTCAAGAGATCCATGTGGAACCAGTTCAGAAATGTTTGCAAGCCCTTTTCAGACATCGTATCACTTGGAGGAGAGTGGAGAAGATCCAGAAATGCAGAAAGTAAGTACTACTGTTAATGACATGACTGCCAGCATCCTGAAAAAGAATAGAATTCAGAATCAACTCGAGAGATCTAAAGATGCTACTGAGATGGGATGCCAACCTCTGCCTTTTGAGACAACAACATTGAGAGTACATGATGCTCAGAGAGAggatgagaaaagagaagaagaaccTAGTAATTGCGGAAGGATAAACATTTTTAGTTACGGACAAATTAAATTATGTTCCACTGGCTTTATAACTCATGTGGTACAAAGGGAGCAAACTAAATCAACTGAAACagagcatttatttaaaaattgtgttcGACCTGGTCCTGCGAGTGCCAAAGAAACATTTGGAAATAGAACATGCCATTCAACTGAGACTCCAAACATCAAAGATTTAACCAGCACTTTAAGTACAGAATTTGCTCAGCTGCCCAACAAAAAAGTGTGCAGAACAAATATAAGTTACGGGCTAGAGAACAAACCTGTAGGTTATAAAAATTTTGCTGTTTTTCAGGAAGGTAGTAAAAAGTCACATACAGGCTGCTTATTACCTGACACATCCTCCTCTTTCCCTTGGTGTAGACATGTTTCAAATGGTAATGAGGAAACAGATAAGTTGATTGGTTCCTCCAAGCCCATAGCCCATAAGAAGCTAAGCTTAAGTTCACAACTAGGATCTTTAGAGAAGTTTAAGAGGCAATATGGGAAGGTTAAAAATCCTCTGAATAcagaaatggaggaaaataataattttgaaatcacTACCAATCTCAGTCCTCAAGTTGAACCTGACATTCCACAGAAAGGTAAGAACCACTTGGACAACTCTGACATTTGTAAAATCACTACTGTGAGACATAATGATTCAAATAATAGTTGTCAACCAGTCCGTCACATTCTTTACTCAGAGAAGTTTCCATTCTCCAAGGAAGAAGATTGTTTGGAACAACAGATGCCTTGCTTAAGAGAAAGTCCTGTGACTCTAAAGGAGTTATCTCATTTTAGCAGAAAAACTTTGGATGTTGAGAAGTCACCTGAATCTCTAGCCTCTAAATTATCCAGAATGAAAGGTTCTGAGAGAGAGACTCAAACAATGGAAGTGGTGAGTCACTTTAATGAACAACTACAATCGGATTCCAGTAGGAAAGACAGTGACTTGGGCACTGGGTTAGCCCTAGATTCCtgtaagttatttaaaaatgagcataAAAAAACAGAGAGTGGCATCGTCCCAACATCGGACTCTGTCACACAGGATAATACCTTCAATAAAGATAGTGAAACATATTCTAACAACAATACAACAGAGAGCTCTGTGATACCAGAAACTCCTTTGGTATTACCCTGTAGTAATTCTAAAGCTGGCAGTAAAGATTCAGATGTTCTTATAGCTTCAGAACAACAGAGAGGAAGTCTTGAATCTCCCAGTAGCATGTTAATGAGTCACATGGAAGATTCCACAGCTGGCCAAAATGGAACTTGTTTTCAGAGTGAGGACTCTATAGCAAGAACTTGTTCTGAAAATGAAGAGTCAAACACACGTTCTTTGGATTGGCAGCAGCATTTTGATGTAGCCCTGGGAAGAATGGTTTATATCAACAAAACAACTGGACTTAGCACTTTCACTGCTCCTACTGAGGATGTTCAGGCTGCTTGTACTAAAGATCTGACAACTGTGGCTGTGGATGTCATGCTCAAGAATG GATTTCAGTACAGGTGTCATCCTTTTAGAAGCGACCttgttcttcctttccttcctagaGCTCGGGAAGAGAGGACTGcgatgagacagagtaacagag ATACCGTGTCCGATGCTGTTGGTAGTGAATCGCTTCAGTCTTTGTTCTCAGAATGGGACAATCCCGTATTTGCTCGTTATCCAGAG GTTGCTCTTGATGTAAGCAGTGGCCAGGCTGAGAGCTTAGCAGTTAAAATTCACAACATCTTGTATCCTTATCGTTTCACTAAAGAAATGATTCATTCGATGCAG GTTCTCCAGCAAGTGGATAACAAGTTTATTGCCTGTTTAATGAGCACTAAGACTGAAGAGAATGGTGAGGCAG